TCGAAACCTACAGTATTCGAGAGTGGCATCATGGCCTACGATGTATTGCAATCTATGGAAAGAAGAGAAAAGCCGATTTCTGTTGCCCCGATTGTTTCCAAAGAAGGAAAATTATTGGGGATTGTTTCTATCCACGATCTATTACAGAAAGGTCTATAAGATAAGGTCATGGCTTCTTCTTCGGATCGAAAAATCTATATCGTATTAACTTTAAACGAAGAGGAATTTTTCGGTTTAGAGAAGAAGCCTGCAGCAGATTTTTTAGAGATCCGTTTAGATCAATTTTCTTCTAGGCAAGGAAATGCCGAAAAAATCCTAAACCAAATCGAAAAACTAAATGCTGCTTGCGTACTAACATACAGGCAGCCCGAAGATTCCAGTTTGAAAAGTGTAGGCCTCTGGGATCAGGACAGCGTCCAGCCTCTCATAAACGGGCTAGAATCAGAAAAACATTATATAGATCTAGAACTAGACAAAGATAATTCGGTTTTCACGAATTTGGATGAGAGTCGTTTCGGGATTATCCGCTCCGTTCATAATTTTTCTGCAGCACCCAATAGAGAAGAGCTCCTATTCTACTTAGGTCCCGTCATGGAAGAAGTATTAGCGACTCACAAATCCCAACTTCCTTTTCAAAGGATTTTCAAAGTAGCTGCTCTTGCAAAATCCGAAACGGAAGCCAAAGACTTTTTAGACTCTTGTTCTTATATATCTTCTCAATGTGCTAAGCTGAATATGCCTATCGGCTTCTGCGGAATTCTAATGGGAGAAGCAGGAAAAGAATACAGGATCTTTCCTGAAAAGATAGGTTCTCAGTTTACGTACTGTTGTTTAGGGGAGC
Above is a window of Leptospira semungkisensis DNA encoding:
- a CDS encoding type I 3-dehydroquinate dehydratase — translated: MASSSDRKIYIVLTLNEEEFFGLEKKPAADFLEIRLDQFSSRQGNAEKILNQIEKLNAACVLTYRQPEDSSLKSVGLWDQDSVQPLINGLESEKHYIDLELDKDNSVFTNLDESRFGIIRSVHNFSAAPNREELLFYLGPVMEEVLATHKSQLPFQRIFKVAALAKSETEAKDFLDSCSYISSQCAKLNMPIGFCGILMGEAGKEYRIFPEKIGSQFTYCCLGEPKAPGQVDLKTLLEKRSK